The following are encoded together in the Oncorhynchus gorbuscha isolate QuinsamMale2020 ecotype Even-year linkage group LG03, OgorEven_v1.0, whole genome shotgun sequence genome:
- the LOC124031651 gene encoding transmembrane and coiled-coil domains protein 1-like isoform X2 — protein MRLCEAPCTHPLIMEVILNLITADTSPSPSPTTIERLEVSGLAQTPQAVSCGEDGSFSGGDDGTPDPQRTKQAIAQLQQKILKLTEQIKIEQTARDNNVAEYLKLANNADKQQSARIKQVFEKKNQKSAQTIQQLQRKLEHYHRKLREVEHNGIPRQSKDVLRDMQQGLKGVGAKVTGFSEGVVDSVKGGLTSFSQATHSAAAGVVSKPREIASLFRNKFGSADNIPGLKDSLDDPSCVEEGLMGAGGRSLGLAGHHHLQSSEDDCSSATSGSAGANSTTGAPGGPPSSRGNTLERSQSSSLDMLLQEVQELREGQGRLEESLEVLKSHYQRDYTVIMQTLQEERFRCERLEEQLNDLTELHQNEILNLKQELASMEEKIAYQSYERARDSQEALEACQTRISKMELQQQQQQVVQLEGLENATARTLLGKLINVLLALMAVLLVFVSTVANCVIPLMKTRSRSFSTFLLILLFAFIWRNWDALSGCCTHRALQPPR, from the exons atTGAGCGGTTGGAGGTGAGTGGCTTAGCTCAGACCCCCCAGGCAGTGTCGTGTGGGGAGGATGGGTCTTTCTCTGGGGGTGATGATGGCACCCCGGACCCCCAGCGCACCAAGCAGGCCATCGCCCAGCTGCAGCAGAAAATCCTGAAGCTCACCGAGCAGATCAAGATTGAGCAGACGGCCAGAGACAACAACGTGGCCGAGTACCTCAAACTGGCAAACAACGCTGACAAGCAGCAGAGTGCACGCATCAAACAG GTGTTTGAGAAGAAGAACCAGAAGTCAGCCCAGACCATCCAGCAGCTGCAGAGGAAGCTGGAACACTACCACCGCAAGCTGAGGGAGGTGGAGCACAACGGCATCCCTCGCCAGTCCAAGGACGTCCTCAGGGACATGCAGCAGGGCCTAAAGGGTGTGGGAGCAAAGGTCACAGGCTTCAGCGAAGGTGTGGTGGACAGCGTCAAGGGAGGCCTCACCAGCTTCTCCCAGGCCACACACTCTGCTGCCGCCGGGGTCGTCTCCAAGCCACGAGAGATCGCCTCGCTGTTCCGCAACAAGTTTGGCAGCGCCGACAACATCCCCGGGCTGAAGGACTCCTTGGATGACCCGTCATGTGTTGAGGAGGGTTTGATGGGGGCCGGGGGGAGGTCTCTGGGCCTCGCAGGCCACCACCATCTACAGTCCAGCGAGGATGACTGCTCCAGCGCTACCTCAGGGTCGGCAGGGGCCAACAGCACGACTGGGGCCCCCGGAGGCCCCCCCAGCTCCAGGGGCAACACCCTGGAGAGGAGCCAGAGCTCCAGCCTGGACATGCTGCTGCAGGAAGTGCAGGAGCTGAGGGAAGGCCaggggagactagaggagagtctggaggtACTTAAGAGCCACTATCAGAGGGACTACACTGTCATCATGCAGACCCTACAGGAGGAACGATTCAG GTGTGAGCGTCTGGAGGAGCAGCTGAATGATCTGACAGAGCTTCATCAGAATGAGATCCTAAACCTGAAGCAGGAGCTGGCCAGCATGGAGGAGAAGATAGCCTACCAGTCCTACGAGAGAGCCAGAGACTCACAG GAAGCCCTGGAAGCGTGTCAGACACGTATCTCTAAGATGGAgttgcagcagcaacagcagcaggtgGTCCAGCTAGAGGGCTTAGAGAATGCCACGGCCCGGACACTGCTGGGGAAGCTCATCAACGTACTCCTGGCCCTCATGGCCGTGCTCCTGGTGTTTGTCTCCACCGTAGCCAACTGTGTGATACCCCTGATGAAGACCCGCTCCCGGTCCTTCTCCACCTTCCTCCTCATCCTGCTCTTCGCCTTCATCTGGAGGAACTGGGACGCGCTGTCGGGCTGTTGCACGCACCGCGCCCTGCAGCCACCCAGATGA
- the LOC124031651 gene encoding transmembrane and coiled-coil domains protein 1-like isoform X4 encodes MVQRFSLRRQYSKIERLEVSGLAQTPQAVSCGEDGSFSGGDDGTPDPQRTKQAIAQLQQKILKLTEQIKIEQTARDNNVAEYLKLANNADKQQSARIKQVFEKKNQKSAQTIQQLQRKLEHYHRKLREVEHNGIPRQSKDVLRDMQQGLKGVGAKVTGFSEGVVDSVKGGLTSFSQATHSAAAGVVSKPREIASLFRNKFGSADNIPGLKDSLDDPSCVEEGLMGAGGRSLGLAGHHHLQSSEDDCSSATSGSAGANSTTGAPGGPPSSRGNTLERSQSSSLDMLLQEVQELREGQGRLEESLEVLKSHYQRDYTVIMQTLQEERFRCERLEEQLNDLTELHQNEILNLKQELASMEEKIAYQSYERARDSQEALEACQTRISKMELQQQQQQVVQLEGLENATARTLLGKLINVLLALMAVLLVFVSTVANCVIPLMKTRSRSFSTFLLILLFAFIWRNWDALSGCCTHRALQPPR; translated from the exons atTGAGCGGTTGGAGGTGAGTGGCTTAGCTCAGACCCCCCAGGCAGTGTCGTGTGGGGAGGATGGGTCTTTCTCTGGGGGTGATGATGGCACCCCGGACCCCCAGCGCACCAAGCAGGCCATCGCCCAGCTGCAGCAGAAAATCCTGAAGCTCACCGAGCAGATCAAGATTGAGCAGACGGCCAGAGACAACAACGTGGCCGAGTACCTCAAACTGGCAAACAACGCTGACAAGCAGCAGAGTGCACGCATCAAACAG GTGTTTGAGAAGAAGAACCAGAAGTCAGCCCAGACCATCCAGCAGCTGCAGAGGAAGCTGGAACACTACCACCGCAAGCTGAGGGAGGTGGAGCACAACGGCATCCCTCGCCAGTCCAAGGACGTCCTCAGGGACATGCAGCAGGGCCTAAAGGGTGTGGGAGCAAAGGTCACAGGCTTCAGCGAAGGTGTGGTGGACAGCGTCAAGGGAGGCCTCACCAGCTTCTCCCAGGCCACACACTCTGCTGCCGCCGGGGTCGTCTCCAAGCCACGAGAGATCGCCTCGCTGTTCCGCAACAAGTTTGGCAGCGCCGACAACATCCCCGGGCTGAAGGACTCCTTGGATGACCCGTCATGTGTTGAGGAGGGTTTGATGGGGGCCGGGGGGAGGTCTCTGGGCCTCGCAGGCCACCACCATCTACAGTCCAGCGAGGATGACTGCTCCAGCGCTACCTCAGGGTCGGCAGGGGCCAACAGCACGACTGGGGCCCCCGGAGGCCCCCCCAGCTCCAGGGGCAACACCCTGGAGAGGAGCCAGAGCTCCAGCCTGGACATGCTGCTGCAGGAAGTGCAGGAGCTGAGGGAAGGCCaggggagactagaggagagtctggaggtACTTAAGAGCCACTATCAGAGGGACTACACTGTCATCATGCAGACCCTACAGGAGGAACGATTCAG GTGTGAGCGTCTGGAGGAGCAGCTGAATGATCTGACAGAGCTTCATCAGAATGAGATCCTAAACCTGAAGCAGGAGCTGGCCAGCATGGAGGAGAAGATAGCCTACCAGTCCTACGAGAGAGCCAGAGACTCACAG GAAGCCCTGGAAGCGTGTCAGACACGTATCTCTAAGATGGAgttgcagcagcaacagcagcaggtgGTCCAGCTAGAGGGCTTAGAGAATGCCACGGCCCGGACACTGCTGGGGAAGCTCATCAACGTACTCCTGGCCCTCATGGCCGTGCTCCTGGTGTTTGTCTCCACCGTAGCCAACTGTGTGATACCCCTGATGAAGACCCGCTCCCGGTCCTTCTCCACCTTCCTCCTCATCCTGCTCTTCGCCTTCATCTGGAGGAACTGGGACGCGCTGTCGGGCTGTTGCACGCACCGCGCCCTGCAGCCACCCAGATGA
- the LOC124031651 gene encoding transmembrane and coiled-coil domains protein 1-like isoform X3 — protein MDWEQVLRLENGKIERLEVSGLAQTPQAVSCGEDGSFSGGDDGTPDPQRTKQAIAQLQQKILKLTEQIKIEQTARDNNVAEYLKLANNADKQQSARIKQVFEKKNQKSAQTIQQLQRKLEHYHRKLREVEHNGIPRQSKDVLRDMQQGLKGVGAKVTGFSEGVVDSVKGGLTSFSQATHSAAAGVVSKPREIASLFRNKFGSADNIPGLKDSLDDPSCVEEGLMGAGGRSLGLAGHHHLQSSEDDCSSATSGSAGANSTTGAPGGPPSSRGNTLERSQSSSLDMLLQEVQELREGQGRLEESLEVLKSHYQRDYTVIMQTLQEERFRCERLEEQLNDLTELHQNEILNLKQELASMEEKIAYQSYERARDSQEALEACQTRISKMELQQQQQQVVQLEGLENATARTLLGKLINVLLALMAVLLVFVSTVANCVIPLMKTRSRSFSTFLLILLFAFIWRNWDALSGCCTHRALQPPR, from the exons ATGGATTGGGAACAAGTACTCCGATTGGAGAATGGCAAG atTGAGCGGTTGGAGGTGAGTGGCTTAGCTCAGACCCCCCAGGCAGTGTCGTGTGGGGAGGATGGGTCTTTCTCTGGGGGTGATGATGGCACCCCGGACCCCCAGCGCACCAAGCAGGCCATCGCCCAGCTGCAGCAGAAAATCCTGAAGCTCACCGAGCAGATCAAGATTGAGCAGACGGCCAGAGACAACAACGTGGCCGAGTACCTCAAACTGGCAAACAACGCTGACAAGCAGCAGAGTGCACGCATCAAACAG GTGTTTGAGAAGAAGAACCAGAAGTCAGCCCAGACCATCCAGCAGCTGCAGAGGAAGCTGGAACACTACCACCGCAAGCTGAGGGAGGTGGAGCACAACGGCATCCCTCGCCAGTCCAAGGACGTCCTCAGGGACATGCAGCAGGGCCTAAAGGGTGTGGGAGCAAAGGTCACAGGCTTCAGCGAAGGTGTGGTGGACAGCGTCAAGGGAGGCCTCACCAGCTTCTCCCAGGCCACACACTCTGCTGCCGCCGGGGTCGTCTCCAAGCCACGAGAGATCGCCTCGCTGTTCCGCAACAAGTTTGGCAGCGCCGACAACATCCCCGGGCTGAAGGACTCCTTGGATGACCCGTCATGTGTTGAGGAGGGTTTGATGGGGGCCGGGGGGAGGTCTCTGGGCCTCGCAGGCCACCACCATCTACAGTCCAGCGAGGATGACTGCTCCAGCGCTACCTCAGGGTCGGCAGGGGCCAACAGCACGACTGGGGCCCCCGGAGGCCCCCCCAGCTCCAGGGGCAACACCCTGGAGAGGAGCCAGAGCTCCAGCCTGGACATGCTGCTGCAGGAAGTGCAGGAGCTGAGGGAAGGCCaggggagactagaggagagtctggaggtACTTAAGAGCCACTATCAGAGGGACTACACTGTCATCATGCAGACCCTACAGGAGGAACGATTCAG GTGTGAGCGTCTGGAGGAGCAGCTGAATGATCTGACAGAGCTTCATCAGAATGAGATCCTAAACCTGAAGCAGGAGCTGGCCAGCATGGAGGAGAAGATAGCCTACCAGTCCTACGAGAGAGCCAGAGACTCACAG GAAGCCCTGGAAGCGTGTCAGACACGTATCTCTAAGATGGAgttgcagcagcaacagcagcaggtgGTCCAGCTAGAGGGCTTAGAGAATGCCACGGCCCGGACACTGCTGGGGAAGCTCATCAACGTACTCCTGGCCCTCATGGCCGTGCTCCTGGTGTTTGTCTCCACCGTAGCCAACTGTGTGATACCCCTGATGAAGACCCGCTCCCGGTCCTTCTCCACCTTCCTCCTCATCCTGCTCTTCGCCTTCATCTGGAGGAACTGGGACGCGCTGTCGGGCTGTTGCACGCACCGCGCCCTGCAGCCACCCAGATGA